One window from the genome of Sporomusaceae bacterium encodes:
- the mqnC gene encoding cyclic dehypoxanthinyl futalosine synthase: MSGRLTGQEARALLAAGDLITLGRAADEARRKRFPGDIVTFIIDRNINYTNVCVSGCKFCAFYRPAGHPEAYVLSHEAILEKVRETVAAGGTQIMLQGGLHPGLMLEYYTELLTKIKQQSDIIVHSFSPAEIIFLARQSVLKPAAVLARLQAAGLDSLPGGGAEILVDSVRQRVSPEKITAGDWLAVMRAAHGLGMKTTATMVIGLGESLADRVAHMEAVRRLQEETGGFRAFIMWSYQPGNTALGGEKTSAWDYLRTLAVARLYLDNFDHVQGSWVTQGERIGQLTLAFGADDLGSIMLEENVVRAAGTAYEMSVDKMTSLIRGAGRTPAQRDTAYKILKVYGEKR; the protein is encoded by the coding sequence ATGAGCGGCCGCCTGACAGGGCAAGAGGCACGGGCACTGCTGGCGGCGGGCGACCTGATAACCCTCGGCCGCGCGGCCGACGAAGCGCGCCGGAAGCGCTTCCCCGGCGATATCGTCACATTCATCATCGACCGCAACATCAACTACACAAACGTTTGTGTGAGCGGCTGCAAGTTCTGTGCTTTCTACCGGCCGGCCGGCCACCCGGAGGCGTATGTCCTCAGCCACGAGGCCATCCTCGAAAAGGTGCGGGAGACGGTCGCGGCCGGCGGCACGCAGATCATGCTGCAGGGCGGGCTGCACCCCGGCCTGATGCTAGAGTACTATACAGAACTTCTGACAAAAATCAAACAACAATCTGACATAATCGTACACTCTTTTTCGCCCGCCGAGATCATTTTCCTCGCCCGGCAAAGCGTCCTCAAACCCGCGGCAGTGCTGGCCCGCCTCCAGGCCGCGGGGCTCGATTCGCTCCCCGGCGGCGGCGCCGAAATCCTCGTAGATTCAGTCCGCCAGCGGGTTAGCCCGGAGAAGATAACGGCCGGCGATTGGCTGGCGGTCATGCGGGCCGCGCACGGCCTGGGCATGAAGACGACGGCGACAATGGTGATCGGCCTCGGTGAGAGTCTGGCCGACCGCGTCGCGCATATGGAGGCCGTGCGCCGGCTCCAGGAGGAAACCGGCGGGTTTCGGGCGTTTATCATGTGGTCGTATCAGCCCGGCAACACAGCGCTGGGCGGCGAGAAGACGTCGGCCTGGGATTACCTCAGGACGCTGGCGGTAGCGCGGCTCTATCTCGACAATTTTGACCATGTTCAGGGGTCGTGGGTGACTCAGGGCGAGAGGATCGGCCAGCTCACGCTCGCTTTCGGCGCCGACGACCTCGGCAGTATCATGCTGGAGGAGAACGTGGTGCGGGCGGCGGGGACGGCCTATGAGATGTCGGTGGACAAGATGACGTCACTCATCCGCGGGGCGGGCAGGACGCCGGCCCAGCGGGACACGGCCTACAAAATCCTGAAAGTATACGGGGAGAAGCGATGA
- the pdaB gene encoding polysaccharide deacetylase family sporulation protein PdaB codes for MIISLRGLIQHRHLFYSIIGLLAIGTVYVQVADLSAGGPLAIAGTRTDQKVVALTFDHSWGNKFTPSILDTLQRHNLKVTFFIMGPWAAKYPDVAKRMVADGHEIASHGYRHENYGDMPPEWVREDIQKAHALIKEVTGRDACLIRPPNGHYSARSLKVTDELGYRTIIWNVDSLDWKNPGRDVIVDRVIKRLKPGAVILMHASDTPVQTADALPILLDRIKAEGYQIVTVGELLSKYCENGLQRH; via the coding sequence ATGATCATCAGCCTGCGGGGACTGATTCAACACCGCCACCTTTTCTACAGTATCATCGGTCTGCTGGCCATCGGGACAGTATACGTCCAGGTGGCGGACTTGTCCGCCGGCGGACCGTTGGCCATCGCCGGCACCCGCACCGACCAGAAAGTCGTGGCCCTCACCTTCGACCATTCCTGGGGCAACAAATTTACCCCCTCCATCCTCGACACGCTCCAACGGCACAACCTCAAAGTCACCTTCTTCATAATGGGGCCGTGGGCGGCCAAATATCCCGACGTCGCCAAACGGATGGTGGCCGATGGGCACGAGATCGCCAGCCACGGCTACCGGCACGAGAATTACGGCGACATGCCGCCCGAATGGGTGAGGGAGGACATCCAGAAAGCCCACGCCCTCATCAAAGAGGTCACCGGCCGCGACGCCTGCCTCATCCGCCCGCCCAACGGGCATTACAGCGCCAGGTCGCTTAAAGTCACCGACGAACTCGGCTACCGAACCATCATCTGGAACGTCGACTCCCTCGACTGGAAAAACCCCGGCCGCGACGTCATCGTCGACAGGGTGATTAAACGGCTCAAACCCGGAGCCGTCATTCTGATGCACGCCTCAGACACGCCTGTGCAGACGGCCGACGCCCTGCCTATCCTGCTCGACCGGATCAAGGCGGAAGGTTATCAGATCGTAACTGTGGGGGAATTGTTAAGCAAGTACTGTGAAAATGGGTTACAGAGGCATTGA
- the mqnE gene encoding aminofutalosine synthase MqnE, translating into MTPIAETAAAKIRRGGRLDLDEALALYEHNDLLLLASLARTVKERKSGRDIYFNVNRHINLTNICAARCPLCAFGRGPGSADAYVMEREEVVAVARRAAEEAPDLSEIHMVSALHPDKPFSYYLGIVAAVRAALPQVHIKAFTPVEICHFAAIGGLPVGDVLQALKAAGLDSLPGGGAEILDDGIRSVICPRKASSAQWTEVVMTAHRLGIPTNASLLYGHIETPRQRLEHLIKLRSIQDETGGFQAFVAFPFHPENTGLPQLTRVGAWEDLRMVAMARLMLDNFDHIKAFWMMLTLPVAQLALAFGADDLDGTVAEEKIIHAAGATTGTSIAREDIIAVIREAGYIAVERDTFYNRRRAWGDDDNG; encoded by the coding sequence GTGACACCAATTGCCGAAACCGCCGCCGCCAAGATACGCCGCGGCGGGCGCCTCGACCTCGACGAGGCTTTGGCCCTGTACGAACACAACGACCTGCTCCTCCTGGCCTCGCTTGCCCGTACCGTCAAAGAGCGCAAGTCGGGCCGCGACATCTACTTCAACGTCAACCGCCACATCAACCTCACCAACATCTGCGCCGCCCGCTGCCCGCTGTGCGCCTTCGGTCGCGGACCCGGCAGCGCCGACGCCTACGTCATGGAAAGGGAAGAGGTTGTCGCCGTCGCCCGCCGGGCGGCGGAAGAAGCGCCCGACCTCAGTGAGATCCACATGGTCAGCGCCCTCCACCCGGACAAGCCCTTTTCCTATTACCTCGGCATCGTGGCGGCGGTGAGAGCCGCCCTGCCTCAGGTACACATCAAGGCCTTCACCCCGGTGGAAATTTGCCATTTCGCCGCTATCGGCGGACTGCCTGTCGGCGACGTCCTGCAGGCCCTCAAGGCCGCCGGCCTCGACTCGCTCCCCGGCGGCGGAGCGGAGATCCTCGACGACGGCATCCGCAGCGTCATCTGCCCCCGCAAGGCGTCGAGCGCTCAGTGGACAGAGGTTGTAATGACCGCCCACCGCCTCGGCATCCCCACCAACGCGTCGCTGCTGTACGGCCATATCGAAACGCCCCGCCAGCGGCTCGAGCACCTTATAAAGCTGCGGTCCATCCAGGACGAGACAGGCGGCTTTCAGGCCTTTGTCGCTTTCCCCTTCCATCCTGAGAATACCGGTCTGCCCCAGCTAACAAGGGTGGGGGCCTGGGAAGACCTCAGAATGGTTGCCATGGCCCGGCTGATGCTGGACAACTTCGACCACATCAAAGCCTTCTGGATGATGCTCACCCTGCCGGTCGCCCAGCTGGCGCTGGCGTTCGGCGCCGACGACCTCGACGGCACGGTGGCGGAGGAGAAAATCATCCACGCCGCCGGCGCCACAACGGGAACGAGCATCGCCAGGGAGGACATCATCGCCGTAATCCGCGAGGCGGGTTACATCGCCGTCGAACGGGACACATTCTACAACCGCCGCCGTGCCTGGGGAGATGACGACAATGGATAA
- a CDS encoding ATP-binding protein, giving the protein MDRMCREDSVAALERENRIIKRKLKRSEINRALLEEALDSHLEVVKACAGFDRDGAVHRDNIARLRTEIEQEYLAKAKVNERLHKLDRLNMVGAMAASIGHEVRNPLTTVRGYLQFFENKGGFEKYKDALWLMIEELDRANSIISNYLSLAKNKRVDLQPGNLEHVLQAVGPTLQAEALRHGHGLDFDLQETPAILMDRNEIRQLVGNLVQNGLDALGDKGSVTVSTIADGGSALLSVTDSGRGIPEGALEKLGTPFFTTKKIGNGLGLAVAYRIVERHRGYIRFATSPAGTTVTASFPVLQPII; this is encoded by the coding sequence ATGGATAGAATGTGCCGGGAAGATTCTGTCGCCGCCCTTGAGCGGGAGAACCGCATTATCAAGCGGAAGCTGAAGCGCAGTGAAATCAACCGCGCGTTGCTGGAGGAAGCGCTGGATAGCCATCTGGAAGTTGTGAAGGCATGCGCCGGTTTCGACCGGGACGGGGCTGTCCACCGCGATAACATCGCCAGACTGCGGACCGAGATCGAGCAGGAATACCTGGCAAAGGCCAAGGTCAACGAACGACTGCATAAGTTGGACCGTCTTAACATGGTCGGCGCGATGGCGGCCAGCATCGGGCACGAGGTGCGCAATCCTCTTACCACCGTCCGCGGGTACCTGCAGTTCTTCGAGAACAAGGGCGGGTTCGAGAAGTATAAAGATGCGCTATGGCTGATGATCGAGGAGCTTGACCGGGCCAATTCGATCATCAGCAATTACCTGTCGCTGGCCAAGAATAAACGGGTCGACCTCCAGCCAGGCAATCTCGAACATGTGCTGCAGGCGGTCGGTCCTACGCTGCAGGCCGAGGCGCTGCGCCACGGCCACGGACTGGATTTCGACCTGCAGGAGACGCCGGCTATCTTGATGGACAGGAACGAGATCAGGCAACTTGTCGGCAATCTGGTTCAGAACGGTCTGGATGCGTTGGGAGACAAGGGCAGCGTAACGGTGAGCACGATTGCCGACGGCGGCAGCGCGTTGCTGTCTGTCACGGATTCCGGGAGGGGAATCCCTGAGGGCGCGCTGGAAAAACTGGGCACTCCGTTCTTTACCACAAAAAAAATCGGCAACGGCCTGGGGCTGGCGGTTGCATACCGGATCGTTGAACGACATCGCGGGTATATCCGTTTCGCTACTTCTCCGGCGGGCACAACGGTAACGGCAAGTTTTCCGGTGCTCCAGCCGATCATTTAG
- a CDS encoding FIST N-terminal domain-containing protein yields MLKAIVGHSEDIIAAEAAREAIDHVRCSLGEAQPQAGVLFCSVDFDHARILSAVRAAFPAMELVGCTTDGELSSALGFTEDSLTLLVFVSDTVEIRAGCGRDAARRGEEAGREAAANARSGMLHPAAEDRFAIILADPLNAGISDIDRGVQEVLGHTFPVIGGASAAHSKQRKTFQFFGGEVLTDSVVLLLFSGPVVFSCGLKGAFSPLGPRERVTKARNNVLYELDGKPAVDYFRRYTGNYDLFMNYCLAVYQHDRDSFFVRSAPFSDPEKGTVTLNGRIPEGATVQIGAADKKNLLASCTDSLCQALATYPGPQPAAALLFSCAGRKIVMGTRIAQEVQSVRRQLPGVPFAGFYCYGEFAPLERGAPYMFHGATFVTVLLGPAQEE; encoded by the coding sequence ATGCTAAAAGCAATTGTGGGGCATAGCGAGGATATTATAGCGGCCGAAGCGGCCAGGGAAGCCATCGACCATGTCCGTTGTTCGCTCGGTGAAGCGCAGCCGCAGGCCGGCGTTTTGTTCTGTTCGGTCGACTTCGACCACGCCCGGATACTGTCCGCCGTCCGGGCAGCCTTCCCCGCGATGGAGCTGGTCGGCTGCACGACGGACGGCGAGCTTTCCTCCGCGCTGGGGTTCACCGAAGACTCGCTCACTTTACTTGTTTTTGTTTCCGATACGGTCGAAATCCGGGCCGGCTGCGGCCGCGACGCCGCACGCCGCGGCGAGGAGGCCGGGCGGGAGGCGGCGGCGAACGCCCGGTCGGGCATGCTTCACCCGGCGGCGGAGGATCGGTTCGCCATTATTCTGGCCGACCCGCTGAATGCCGGTATCTCTGATATCGACAGGGGTGTGCAGGAGGTTCTCGGCCATACTTTCCCGGTCATCGGCGGCGCTTCGGCCGCTCACTCCAAGCAGCGGAAAACATTCCAGTTTTTTGGCGGCGAAGTGCTGACCGATAGCGTTGTTTTGCTGCTGTTCTCCGGACCGGTTGTCTTTTCCTGCGGCCTGAAGGGCGCTTTTTCCCCTCTGGGCCCCCGTGAACGGGTGACAAAGGCCAGGAATAATGTATTGTATGAGCTCGACGGTAAACCGGCTGTCGATTATTTTCGCAGGTATACCGGTAATTACGATTTGTTCATGAATTACTGCCTGGCGGTGTACCAGCATGATCGCGACAGTTTTTTCGTGCGCAGCGCGCCTTTTTCCGACCCGGAGAAAGGGACCGTGACCCTCAACGGTCGGATACCCGAGGGGGCGACGGTGCAAATCGGGGCGGCGGACAAAAAAAATCTTCTCGCGTCCTGCACCGATTCGCTCTGTCAGGCGCTCGCGACCTACCCCGGCCCGCAGCCTGCCGCAGCTTTGCTTTTTTCCTGCGCCGGCCGCAAGATAGTAATGGGGACAAGGATCGCCCAGGAGGTTCAGTCCGTCCGCCGGCAGTTGCCCGGCGTTCCTTTCGCGGGGTTTTACTGTTATGGCGAATTCGCTCCGCTGGAAAGGGGCGCCCCCTATATGTTCCATGGCGCCACATTCGTCACCGTGTTGCTGGGACCGGCCCAAGAAGAATAA
- a CDS encoding STAS domain-containing protein, with protein sequence MRTRRRDNNDASVQESCIKEIWEAATMIIRVENKGEYMYVEPIGKIDSVTSPEFQKALETAGENGAVCIVNFASVPYISSMGLRVIMTAAKANTDGSKLILCGLDGIVKEVFEISGFDTILNISADFAGAEALLKSLAK encoded by the coding sequence ATGCGTACACGACGCAGGGATAACAACGACGCGTCTGTTCAAGAATCTTGTATAAAGGAAATATGGGAGGCGGCGACTATGATTATCAGAGTGGAAAATAAAGGCGAATACATGTATGTCGAGCCTATCGGAAAAATTGACAGTGTTACTTCCCCGGAGTTTCAAAAGGCGCTTGAAACCGCGGGCGAAAACGGGGCTGTATGTATCGTGAATTTTGCCTCTGTGCCGTACATATCCAGCATGGGCCTGCGGGTGATAATGACGGCCGCTAAGGCCAACACCGACGGCAGCAAACTGATACTCTGCGGGTTGGACGGCATAGTGAAAGAGGTTTTCGAAATTTCCGGCTTTGACACCATTCTTAACATAAGCGCCGATTTTGCCGGGGCCGAAGCATTGCTTAAAAGCCTGGCTAAATAA
- a CDS encoding menaquinone biosynthesis protein — translation MDKPRLGHINFINCLPLDWGLTAGDLAAGLEIQPAVPAALNKLVVAGDLDVSPVSSIVYAQNAAELVLLPGLSISAPGALQSIVVVARKPLADLDGRPVALTAKSATSHGLLKIILNKAYGVEPIYSVSPLSLAEGVLDGADAALFIGDDALFAYHNRRDGLLYYDLGAEWRKLTGGAMVYALWVANRGFAARRPDLLQLVYDKVRAGFAYGLAHLAEAAAARAGRTPLTAAQVVHYIGLLDYRLDDAHRQALTNYYRLAAELGLIPAVPALQFAAVKQ, via the coding sequence ATGGATAAACCGCGCCTCGGCCATATCAACTTCATCAACTGCCTGCCGCTTGACTGGGGCCTGACCGCAGGCGACCTCGCCGCCGGCCTTGAAATACAGCCCGCCGTTCCCGCCGCCCTCAACAAGCTGGTGGTCGCCGGCGACCTCGACGTCAGCCCCGTCTCCTCGATCGTCTACGCCCAGAATGCCGCCGAACTTGTGCTGCTGCCCGGCCTGTCGATCAGCGCCCCCGGCGCCCTGCAAAGCATCGTCGTCGTTGCCAGAAAGCCCCTGGCCGACCTTGACGGCCGGCCGGTTGCCCTGACCGCCAAATCGGCTACCTCGCACGGCCTGCTGAAAATAATCCTCAATAAAGCTTACGGCGTCGAGCCGATATACTCCGTCAGCCCGCTGTCGCTGGCCGAAGGCGTTCTGGACGGCGCCGACGCCGCCCTGTTCATCGGCGACGACGCCCTGTTCGCCTATCACAACCGCCGGGACGGCCTGCTCTATTACGACCTGGGAGCCGAGTGGCGGAAACTCACCGGCGGGGCGATGGTCTACGCCCTGTGGGTGGCCAACCGCGGCTTCGCCGCCCGCCGCCCCGACCTGCTGCAACTGGTGTACGACAAAGTCAGGGCCGGATTCGCCTACGGCCTGGCGCACCTTGCAGAGGCGGCCGCGGCCCGCGCCGGACGCACGCCCCTTACTGCGGCGCAGGTCGTCCACTACATCGGCCTCCTCGACTACCGGCTCGACGACGCCCATCGCCAGGCGCTCACCAACTACTATCGCCTGGCGGCCGAACTCGGCCTCATCCCGGCCGTACCGGCGCTCCAGTTCGCGGCGGTGAAACAATGA
- a CDS encoding phosphatidylglycerol lysyltransferase domain-containing protein → MEFYKPRLAEYEKYVEYYKLCMQLCAETSFLALWSYEEEMELERAFYSELFWHRINWHGQRIWMPPIGEWERGDWEDILTAVVPPGTVFGFVPEFLANRWLDSFPDKIAIDVGDMRGEWDYLFHLKRQIAMEGQAFADMRNRCKSFANKYACEYSTITVEDIPAIKEFQEQWMKWNESKGKLCDDLLAENRTIIKILDNWKSLLDKRVFGAKMVLDNQIISYIITEELDDYILSGHVLKGNYNYNGVYQTMQLWVYKNQYAHFPILNMWGDGGIPGLRQSKLSLNPIGFIKKYLVTWKG, encoded by the coding sequence TTGGAGTTCTATAAGCCAAGATTAGCTGAGTACGAAAAATACGTTGAATACTACAAGCTGTGCATGCAACTGTGCGCCGAAACCTCGTTTCTGGCGCTGTGGTCCTATGAAGAGGAAATGGAGCTAGAGCGAGCGTTTTACAGCGAGTTATTCTGGCACCGGATTAACTGGCATGGACAGCGTATCTGGATGCCGCCGATCGGTGAATGGGAGCGGGGCGACTGGGAGGATATACTTACAGCGGTTGTGCCCCCGGGAACGGTTTTCGGTTTTGTACCGGAGTTTTTAGCGAACCGCTGGCTGGACAGCTTTCCCGACAAAATTGCAATAGATGTTGGCGATATGCGCGGCGAATGGGACTATCTTTTCCACCTCAAGCGGCAAATTGCAATGGAGGGCCAAGCTTTCGCCGACATGCGGAATCGGTGCAAAAGCTTCGCCAACAAGTACGCATGCGAGTACAGCACGATTACAGTAGAAGATATCCCGGCCATAAAAGAGTTCCAAGAACAATGGATGAAATGGAATGAAAGCAAGGGAAAACTTTGTGACGACCTGCTGGCTGAGAACCGGACCATCATTAAGATCCTCGACAACTGGAAGTCACTGCTGGATAAGCGAGTCTTCGGCGCTAAAATGGTGCTCGACAACCAAATAATATCCTATATTATTACCGAAGAACTCGACGACTACATCCTTAGCGGGCATGTTCTCAAGGGCAACTATAATTACAACGGTGTCTATCAGACTATGCAGCTTTGGGTGTACAAGAACCAATACGCCCATTTCCCGATTCTCAACATGTGGGGCGACGGCGGGATACCCGGCCTGCGCCAATCCAAGCTTAGCCTGAACCCGATCGGCTTTATAAAAAAATACCTGGTAACCTGGAAAGGCTAG
- a CDS encoding MTAP family purine nucleoside phosphorylase encodes MKIEQTALAVIGGSGTLSGDFPRGAQDAGTEVLADNLIFETPYGQSPPFRRFTVDGRPVLACRMHGWRSGVNRGDASRQIFWVLREAGVKRIIAEGGVGSVNRLLDPRDIVVPHDYIDQSLRKDVGLEGKYLLVMRDALCPEIRTALLAAADAGYAGRVFSRGVYAVTEGRHFESPAEVAMLQGHADIVGQSMCPEVYLAREIGACYAGLYFVVNYGEGVVKAWSHQTLKDIFYGDAAPISRILLAAIRSLKEEGGCECASLRKETLLKDVYK; translated from the coding sequence ATGAAGATCGAGCAGACGGCTTTAGCTGTAATCGGCGGTTCCGGCACGCTGTCCGGCGATTTCCCGCGCGGGGCGCAGGACGCCGGCACCGAGGTTCTGGCCGACAACCTTATTTTCGAGACACCTTACGGGCAAAGCCCGCCGTTCCGCCGTTTTACAGTAGACGGGCGGCCGGTGTTGGCCTGCCGCATGCACGGCTGGCGAAGCGGGGTGAACCGCGGCGATGCCTCCCGCCAAATATTCTGGGTGCTGCGGGAAGCGGGGGTCAAGCGGATCATCGCCGAGGGCGGGGTCGGGTCGGTGAACAGGCTGCTTGACCCGCGCGATATCGTGGTGCCGCACGATTATATCGATCAGTCGTTGCGTAAAGATGTCGGTTTGGAGGGAAAATATCTGCTGGTGATGCGGGACGCGCTGTGCCCGGAGATACGCACAGCCCTTCTCGCGGCGGCCGACGCCGGGTATGCCGGCCGCGTGTTTTCCCGCGGCGTGTACGCTGTGACCGAAGGGCGGCACTTCGAGAGCCCGGCGGAGGTGGCGATGCTGCAAGGCCACGCCGACATCGTCGGCCAGAGTATGTGCCCGGAGGTTTACCTGGCGCGGGAGATCGGCGCCTGCTACGCCGGACTCTATTTCGTGGTCAATTACGGGGAGGGCGTGGTCAAAGCCTGGTCGCACCAGACGCTCAAGGATATCTTCTACGGCGATGCGGCGCCGATAAGCCGCATCCTGCTGGCAGCCATCAGGTCGCTAAAGGAAGAAGGCGGCTGCGAGTGCGCATCGCTCCGCAAGGAAACGCTCCTTAAAGACGTTTACAAGTGA
- the guaA gene encoding glutamine-hydrolyzing GMP synthase: MTAVNHETVLVMDFGGQYSQLIARRIRECGVYCEIVPFNIPLDKLRAMQPKGIVFSGGPNSVYADGAPHCDPGVFTLGVPVLGICYGMQLTTYLMGGKVAHADSREYGSTRLFIDQRANIFAELDAETQVWMSHGDYITEPPPGFAVTAHTNSSPVAAMADTAKRIFGVQFHPEVVHTPEGMKMLRNFLFNVCGCKGDWDMGSFVDQAVAAIRAKVGDKRVLCALSGGVDSSVAAVLVHRAVGDQLTCVFVNHGFLRKGEPEQVVKTFRDGFHINLVYVDATERFMNRMRDVLDPEQKRKIIGEEFIRVFEAEAAKLGDIEFLVQGTLYPDVIESGTATAAVIKSHHNVGGLPEDMKFQLVEPLRDLFKDEVRALGREINLPEDIVWRQPFPGPGLAIRIIGEVTEERLDILREADAIVYQEIKIAGLYRKVWQSFAVLPAMKSVGVMGDERTYAYTIGLRVVASEDGMTADWVRLPYEVLDVISRRIVNEVKGVNRVVYDVTSKPPSTIEWE, encoded by the coding sequence ATGACGGCAGTGAATCACGAAACAGTTCTGGTTATGGACTTCGGCGGACAGTACAGCCAGCTGATCGCCCGGCGCATTCGCGAATGCGGCGTATATTGCGAGATCGTTCCCTTCAACATTCCCCTGGATAAGCTGCGGGCGATGCAGCCCAAGGGGATCGTCTTTTCGGGCGGCCCCAACAGCGTATACGCAGACGGAGCGCCGCACTGCGATCCCGGCGTTTTCACGCTGGGCGTGCCGGTGCTGGGCATCTGCTACGGCATGCAGCTGACGACGTACCTGATGGGCGGCAAAGTGGCTCACGCCGATTCGCGCGAGTACGGCAGCACCAGGCTGTTTATTGATCAGCGCGCCAATATCTTCGCCGAGCTCGACGCTGAGACGCAGGTGTGGATGAGCCACGGCGACTACATAACCGAGCCGCCGCCCGGCTTCGCGGTGACGGCCCACACTAATAGTTCGCCGGTGGCGGCAATGGCCGATACGGCCAAGAGAATTTTCGGCGTACAGTTTCATCCTGAGGTCGTCCATACCCCGGAAGGGATGAAGATGCTGCGCAACTTCCTGTTCAACGTCTGCGGCTGCAAGGGCGACTGGGACATGGGTTCGTTCGTCGACCAGGCGGTGGCGGCCATCCGCGCCAAGGTGGGCGACAAGCGGGTGTTGTGCGCCCTGTCGGGGGGCGTCGATTCCTCGGTGGCGGCGGTGCTGGTCCACCGGGCGGTGGGCGACCAACTGACGTGCGTGTTCGTCAACCACGGCTTCCTGCGCAAGGGCGAGCCGGAGCAGGTCGTCAAGACCTTCCGTGACGGCTTTCATATCAATCTGGTGTACGTGGACGCGACGGAGCGGTTCATGAACCGTATGCGGGACGTGCTCGATCCTGAGCAGAAACGGAAGATAATCGGCGAGGAGTTCATCCGCGTTTTCGAGGCCGAAGCGGCGAAGCTCGGCGATATCGAGTTTTTGGTCCAGGGGACGCTGTACCCCGACGTGATCGAGAGTGGGACGGCGACGGCGGCGGTCATCAAGAGCCACCATAATGTCGGCGGCCTGCCGGAGGATATGAAGTTCCAACTGGTCGAGCCGCTGCGCGACCTGTTCAAGGACGAGGTCCGCGCCCTTGGCCGGGAGATCAACCTGCCGGAGGATATCGTCTGGCGGCAGCCCTTCCCCGGTCCCGGCCTCGCCATCCGCATCATCGGCGAGGTGACGGAGGAAAGGCTCGACATTTTGCGGGAGGCGGACGCGATCGTCTATCAGGAGATCAAGATCGCCGGACTGTATCGCAAGGTGTGGCAATCGTTCGCGGTGCTGCCGGCGATGAAGAGCGTAGGCGTTATGGGCGACGAGCGGACGTACGCCTACACTATCGGCCTGAGGGTGGTGGCGAGCGAGGACGGCATGACCGCGGACTGGGTGCGGCTGCCGTACGAGGTGCTAGATGTAATCTCGCGGCGCATCGTCAACGAGGTCAAAGGCGTCAACCGGGTGGTGTACGACGTAACGTCAAAGCCACCGAGCACGATCGAGTGGGAATAA
- a CDS encoding YjfB family protein: MNIMSVNPAITLSAKADGAGLLVMKKALDTFSRDGQNIVDLLKQSSPPASPPHLGNTLDIKA; this comes from the coding sequence ATGAACATCATGTCGGTAAACCCGGCCATCACCTTGTCGGCCAAAGCGGACGGCGCCGGCCTCCTCGTAATGAAAAAAGCCCTCGACACCTTCAGCCGCGACGGGCAGAACATCGTCGACCTTCTCAAGCAGTCCTCCCCGCCCGCCTCGCCCCCCCACCTCGGCAACACCCTCGACATCAAAGCCTGA